Proteins encoded together in one Quercus lobata isolate SW786 chromosome 3, ValleyOak3.0 Primary Assembly, whole genome shotgun sequence window:
- the LOC115981813 gene encoding NEDD8-specific protease 1-like isoform X2 — translation MNDKEVLKYEDIVLRVSDLDILEGPCYLNDQIIAFYFGYLSSSCDSHDILLVPPSVSFWLANCKEEALKDIIEPLKLSSKKLVLFTVNDNDDLSGGDSGTHWSLLVYDRSSNTFSHHDSMEGVNNSHAMKLYEAVKGFMGPTAKPNTASSSTPKGRMKKKKDVGATAKAVAVADAEPSFTECDTPQQTNGYDCGLYVIAIAKVICQWHSSKKKGKESNWISAIERQVDASLEMTMRDELLKLIENLRKED, via the coding sequence ATGAATGACAAAGAGGTTCTGAAATATGAAGATATTGTTTTGAGAGTGTCGGATTTGGATATTCTGGAAGGACCCTGTTATCTCAATGATCAAATAATTGCATTCTACTTTGGTTATCTGTCTTCCTCATGTGACTCGCATGATATCCTTCTTGTTCCACCTTCGGTGTCTTTCTGGCTTGCTAATTGCAAAGAGGAGGCTCTCAAAGATATCATAGAGCCCCTCAAATTATCAAGCAAGAAATTGGTTCTATTCACTGTGAACGACAATGATGATCTGAGTGGTGGTGATAGTGGTACACATTGGAGTTTGCTTGTTTATGATAGGAGTAGCAATACATTTTCACATCATGACAGCATGGAGGGAGTAAATAATTCTCATGCTATGAAGCTTTACGAGGCTGTCAAGGGATTTATGGGACCAACTGCCAAACCAAACACAGCATCATCATCTACACCCAAAGgtagaatgaagaaaaagaaagatgtgGGTGCAACTGCCAAAGCTGTGGCAGTTGCTGATGCTGAACCTTCCTTTACAGAATGTGATACACCACAACAAACGAATGGATATGACTGTGGACTTTATGTCATTGCCATTGCCAAAGTAATTTGTCAATGGCATTCAAGTAAAAAGAAGGGCAAGGAAAGCAACTGGATTTCTGCTATAGAGAGGCAAGTTGATGCATCTTTAGAGATGACAATGAGAGATGAGCTACTAAAGCTCATTGAAAATTTAAGGAAGGAGGATTGA
- the LOC115981813 gene encoding NEDD8-specific protease 1-like isoform X1: MLLLMMHVTCLLLFCRFIIMNDKEVLKYEDIVLRVSDLDILEGPCYLNDQIIAFYFGYLSSSCDSHDILLVPPSVSFWLANCKEEALKDIIEPLKLSSKKLVLFTVNDNDDLSGGDSGTHWSLLVYDRSSNTFSHHDSMEGVNNSHAMKLYEAVKGFMGPTAKPNTASSSTPKGRMKKKKDVGATAKAVAVADAEPSFTECDTPQQTNGYDCGLYVIAIAKVICQWHSSKKKGKESNWISAIERQVDASLEMTMRDELLKLIENLRKED; this comes from the coding sequence ATGTTGCTTCTTATGATGCACGTAACTTGTCTATTGTTATTTTGCAGATTCATAATCATGAATGACAAAGAGGTTCTGAAATATGAAGATATTGTTTTGAGAGTGTCGGATTTGGATATTCTGGAAGGACCCTGTTATCTCAATGATCAAATAATTGCATTCTACTTTGGTTATCTGTCTTCCTCATGTGACTCGCATGATATCCTTCTTGTTCCACCTTCGGTGTCTTTCTGGCTTGCTAATTGCAAAGAGGAGGCTCTCAAAGATATCATAGAGCCCCTCAAATTATCAAGCAAGAAATTGGTTCTATTCACTGTGAACGACAATGATGATCTGAGTGGTGGTGATAGTGGTACACATTGGAGTTTGCTTGTTTATGATAGGAGTAGCAATACATTTTCACATCATGACAGCATGGAGGGAGTAAATAATTCTCATGCTATGAAGCTTTACGAGGCTGTCAAGGGATTTATGGGACCAACTGCCAAACCAAACACAGCATCATCATCTACACCCAAAGgtagaatgaagaaaaagaaagatgtgGGTGCAACTGCCAAAGCTGTGGCAGTTGCTGATGCTGAACCTTCCTTTACAGAATGTGATACACCACAACAAACGAATGGATATGACTGTGGACTTTATGTCATTGCCATTGCCAAAGTAATTTGTCAATGGCATTCAAGTAAAAAGAAGGGCAAGGAAAGCAACTGGATTTCTGCTATAGAGAGGCAAGTTGATGCATCTTTAGAGATGACAATGAGAGATGAGCTACTAAAGCTCATTGAAAATTTAAGGAAGGAGGATTGA